One genomic window of Halictus rubicundus isolate RS-2024b chromosome 12, iyHalRubi1_principal, whole genome shotgun sequence includes the following:
- the LOC143359734 gene encoding homeotic protein female sterile isoform X2 has product MRNEAKMQQVDTISQNNSLDVEERERLCNIPKTSAPGKTSTTPAAPPKEPPPRDEPPVEPVNGVVQPPVVPPPNRPGRVTNQLQFLQKGVLKPVWKHQFAWPFQQPVDAKKLNLPDYHKIIKQPMDLGTIKKRLENTYYWSGKECIQDFNTMFTNCYVYNKPGEDVVVMAQALEKLFLTKVAQMPKDEVELEVPVPKGPKGKKAGRVGAPVGGVAGGTGGTGRGRPSSGAAAVTSSVPNSLTPSATSAGTTGVIPMPPLGTQAPASVPGSTNTTTIAPPSSMGVTPMATHNSLPQQVVPPTSGYHAQPAMDPQAASAVPPPPQVPTAPTVMPPSQPAKLKKGVKRKADTTTPTANSFEPLYKLDPKNAKIPTRRESGRQIKKPTRQAEDGLVPFQANMPLIGAMAQQPQHTTGKSKEKLSEALKFCNEILKELFSKKHSGYAWPFYKPVDAELLGLHDYHDIIKKPMDLGTVKTKMDNREYKTAQEFASDVRLIFTNCYKYNPPDHDVVAMARKLQDVFEMRYAKIPDEPMGGMVGMKGSSSSASSSGSESSSESDDSDEERTQKLVALQQELKAMQEQMRKLVEESGKKKSKKKKPDKSKSRPMSNKSSSLVASHTGAMKELLKPSGVIPNVSDSVGASIASVAMGAGDLKMPGGMGGDLHHPAITVGPNKTHAAGGMSHHLPTAANTKQKGKGRGPGKAATANTANKRPKANSRSAGTKKKSASSQPPPATFDSEDEDNAKPMSYDEKRQLSLDINKLPGDKLGRVVHIIQSREPSLRDSNPDEIEIDFETLKPSTLRELESYVASCLRKKPHKKVSGKSKDEQMAEKKQELEKRLQDVTGQLGNVKKTAKKEDSSKSADVVGTGGASGPSRLSASSSSSSDSDSSSSSLSSSSSDSSDSEAGNSSNRPPRKKAKKNTPSTGQPPTTTTTTPATTLNHSGGLLMNNQPPTNSTGPITKPAVTQPSNISSEQGGNNQQSVAVAAVTAGQGMPVASHTSMPAQPSRPTAMATAAPVKKPTPPPPTTSNPPTPSVSVPTPPPSVTPTNTNSMVPSPVVPQPPQPPTSVSSFSNANTPVPADGTALTQQSDLLQPYNTLAPVPTTQTSLEQTMSMKKEPHIPMIQAPHTTTNNSLNLMADVKPPVNMMPTSMAANLNLGSITMPNLNMNLPQGLATHMSIHNQLENMINTTSSLTNIQNSHNATMSQQHSNGFPNMKRDNSPPNMLNNNGIPGLNMGMNIGAMGSIFDPLPIGSMPMQISQMSIKKEEKPLTTSQPPMAQKPMDAGALFADMSTLGIPPMGNHSNSQLMPEKKMTPPDSKNPASNFASAFKNKTVEQNVKNASSWSSLAQASSPQSTAGSSMKSAARDSFQAFKKQAKEKQDRQRALLEQQEMRRQQKEQAERERLRQENERRREREEEDALDKVRKTVGDQQGNVMSATSRAEEVKAIVDTDSSSPSHSSSQDKAAAERERQRLREQERRRREAMAGQIDMNMQSDLMAAFEESL; this is encoded by the exons ATGAG AAACGAAGCCAAGATGCAGCAGGTGGACACTATCTCGCAAAATAATTCG TTAGATGTGGAGGAGCGAGAAAGGCTGTGTAATATACCGAAG ACAAGTGCACCTGGTAAGACATCGACTACACCAGCGGCTCCTCCGAAGGAACCACCACCACGCGATGAACCACCCGTGGAACCAGTCAATGGTGTAGTCCAACCACCTGTTGTGCCACCACCTAATCGCCCAGGGCGTGTTACCAATCAACTACAATTCCTCCAAAAAGGTGTGCTCAAACCAGTATGGAAGCATCAATTCGCGTGGCCTTTTCAACAACCTGTAGATGCCAAGAAACTCAATTTACCA gACTAccacaaaattataaaacaacCAATGGATTTGGGCACAATcaaaaaaagattagaaaataCTTATTACTGGAGTGGGAAAGAATGTATTCAAGATTTCAATACAATGTTCACCAACTGCTACGTTTACAACAAACCTGGGGAAGATGTTGTGGTCATGGCACAAGCtctcgaaaaattatttcttacgaAG GTTGCACAAATGCCAAAGGACGAGGTAGAACTCGAAGTTCCTGTTCCAAAGGGACCCAAAGGCAAAAAAGCTGGCAGAGTAGGAGCACCAGTAGGCGGAGTAGCAGGGGGTACAGGAGGTACAGGTCGAGGTCGACCTTCGTCTGGTGCAGCTGCAGTCACTTCCAGTGTACCAAATAGCCTAACGCCTTCAGCTACGTCTGCTGGAACAACAGGCGTTATCCCCATGCCTCCACTTGGCACCCAAGCACCTGCATCTGTACCTGGGAGCACGAATACGACTACTATTGCTCCTCCATCAAGCATGGGAGTTACTCCCATGGCAACTCACAATTCTCTGCCTCAACAAGTGGTCCCTCCAACTAGCGGTTACCATGCACAACCAGCAATGGACCCGCAAGCAGCCTCTGCTGTACCCCCTCCTCCACAAGTTCCCACTGCACCCACAGTCATGCCTCCATCACAACCTGCAAAACTTAAAAAGGGAGTGAAGAGAAAGGCTGATACTACAACTCCTACTGCAAATTCTTTCGAGCCTTTATACAAACTGGATCCTAAAAATGCCAAAATACCCACAAGACGAGAATCTGGCAGACAAATAAAAAAG CCAACGAGGCAAGCGGAAGACGGCTTAGTGCCATTCCAGGCCAACATGCCCCTGATTGGGGCAATGGCCCAACAG CCTCAACACACCACTGGAAAGTCGAAGGAAAAACTTTCCGAAGCTTTGAAATTCtgcaatgaaattttgaaagaattgttTTCAAAGAAGCATTCG GGTTACGCGTGGCCCTTCTACAAACCAGTGGATGCAGAATTGTTAGGTCTGCACGACTATCATGATATAATAAAGAAACCAATGGACCTTGGTACCGTGAAG ACGAAAATGGATAACCGTGAATATAAAACTGCACAAGAGTTTGCCAGTGATGTACGACTCATATTtacaaattgttataaatataatCCTCCTGATCATGATGTTGTTGCAATGGCTAGGAAACTTCAAGACGTTTTCGAAATGAG GTACGCGAAAATTCCGGATGAACCAATGGGAGGCATGGTAGGCATGAAAGGAAGCAGTAGTAGCGCCAGTAGTTCGGGATCTGAAAGTTCTTCTGAGAGTGACGATTCAGACGAAGAACGCACCCAAAAATTGGTGGCTTTACAGCAGGAG CTTAAAGCTATGCAAGAACAAATGAGAAAGCTGGTAGAAGAAAGTGGTAAAAAGAAGAGTAAAAAGAAGAAACCCGACAAGTCGAAGTCAAGGCCAATGAGCAATAAGAGTAGTAGCCTTGTTGCCAGTCATACTGGTGCCATGAAAGAACTATTGAAACCAAGTGGTGTAATTCCAAATGTCTCTGACAGTGTTGGTGCTAGTATAGCTAGTGTTGCAATGGGAGCAGGTGATTTGAAAATGCCTGGTGGTATGGGTGGTGATCTTCATCATCCAGCTATAACGGTAGGACCTAATAAAACTCATGCAGCAGGAGGTATGAGTCACCATCTGCCAACGGCTGCGAACACTAagcaaaaaggaaaaggaagggGACCTGGAAAAGCTGCAACAGCAAATACCGCAAATAAAAGGCCAAAAGCGAACAGTAGATCGGCTGGAACTAAGAAAAAGAGTGCCAGTAGTCAACCACCTCCTGCTACATTTGATTCGGAGGACGAAGACAATGCTAAACCAATGTCTTATGACGAGAAGAGGCAACTTAGCTTGGATATTAACAAATTACCTG ggGATAAATTAGGACGAGTCGTACACATAATACAATCTCGGGAGCCTTCATTGAGGGACTCGAATCCAGATGAGATAGAAATTGACTTTGAAACGCTGAAACCATCCACACTGAGGGAATTGGAAAGCTATGTCGCCTCGTGTCTCAGAAAAAAGCCAC ataaaaaagttagTGGTAAATCTAAGGACGAACAAATGGCGGAGAAGAAACAGGAGCTAGAGAAAAGGTTACAGGATGTTACGGGGCAGTTAGGCAATGTTAAAAAAACTGCTAAGAAAG AAGACAGTAGTAAGTCGGCTGATGTAGTTGGAACTGGAGGAGCCAGTGGGCCTTCGCGATTGTCAGCATCGAGCAGTAGTAGCAGTGATAGCGACTCCAGCAGTAGTTCACTTTCTTCGAGCTCCAGTGATTCGAGCGACAGTGAAGCAG GAAACTCTTCCAATCGTCCCCCAAGAAAGAAAGCAAAGAAGAATACGCCAAGTACAGGGCAACCACCAACAACAACAACTACTACGCCG GCAACTACACTGAATCACAGTGGAGGTCTTTTAATGAACAATCAACCCCCAACAAATTCTACGGGACCAATAACAAAACCAGCTGTAACTCAACCTAGCAATATATCTTCAGAACAAG GTGGTAATAATCAACAATCTGTGGCAGTAGCAGCTGTTACAGCTGGTCAAGGAATGCCTGTTGCAAGTCATACGTCTATGCCAGCGCAACCATCGCGACCTACGGCTATGGCTACGGCAGCACCTGTAAAAAAGCCAACTCCTCCGCCACCGACTACTTCTAATCCACCAACTCCATCAGTTTCTGTACCAACTCCACCTCCAAGTGTTACACCCACGAACACAAATTCTATGGTACCTTCACCGGTTGTGCCTCAGCCACCACAGCCACCTACATCTGTTAGTTCCTTTTCAAATGCAAACACGCCTGTACCGGCAGATGGGACAGCTCTAACACAGCAGTCAGATCTTTTGCAACCATATAATACTCTAG CTCCTGTGCCTACGACGCAAACATCATTGGAACAAACGATGTCAATGAAAAAAGAACCGCACATACCAATGATTCAAGCGCCTCACACAACAACTAATAACAGTTTAAACTTAATGGCAGATGTAAAACCTCCAGTGAATATGATGCCTACAAGTATGGCGGCCAATCTAAATTTGGGAAGCATAACTATGCCTAATCTCAATATGAACTTACCGCAAGGTTTAGCAACGCATATGTCGATTCACAATCAATTGGAGAACATGATAAACACCACTTCATCATTGACTAATATACAAAATTCGCATAATGCTACAATGTCACAACAGCATTCCAATGGATTTCCTAATATGAAGCGTGACAATTCTCCGCCTAATATGTTAAACAACAATGGTATACCTGGACTCAACATGGGAATGAATATAGGAGCAATGGGGTCAATTTTTGATCCCCTGCCTATCGGTTCCATGCCAATGCAAATATCTCAAATGTCAataaagaaagaagagaaaccaTTGACCACTTCTCAACCGCCGATGGCTCAAAAACCCATGGATG CCGGAGCTCTATTTGCAGACATGAGTACACTAGGAATACCACCAATGGGGAATCATTCGAATTCGCAACTCATGCCTGAAAAGAAGATGACGCCGCCTGACTCGAAGAATCCTGCATCGAATTTTGCATCAGCTTTCAAAAATAAG ACTGTAGAACAAAATGTGAAAAATGCCTCATCATGGTCGTCTCTGGCTCAAGCATCCAGTCCTCAATCTACAGCAGGAAGCAGTATGAAGAGTGCTGCTAGGGACTCATTCCAAGCATTCAAAAAGCAAGCCAAGGAAAAGCAAGATAGA CAAAGGGCTCTGTTGGAGCAGCAAGAGATGCGTAGACAACAGAAGGAACAGGCGGAAAGGGAGCGTTTGCGGCAAGAgaacgaaagaagaagagaaagagaggaagaagaCGCATTAGACAAAGTTAGGAAAACTGTTGGCGACCAGCAGGGGAATGTAATGTCTGCTACATCGAGGGCAGAAGAGGTCAAGGCTATTGTCGATACCGATAGCAGTAGTCCAAGCCATTCGTCCAGTCAAGACAAGGCCGCGGCTGAAAGAGAACGTCAGAGGCTACGGGAGCAAGAACGACGGCGTCGCGAAGCG aTGGCTGGGCAAATAGACATGAACATGCAAAGTGATTTGATGGCTGCTTTTGAGGAATCGTTATAA
- the LOC143359734 gene encoding homeotic protein female sterile isoform X5 has product MRNEAKMQQVDTISQNNSTSAPGKTSTTPAAPPKEPPPRDEPPVEPVNGVVQPPVVPPPNRPGRVTNQLQFLQKGVLKPVWKHQFAWPFQQPVDAKKLNLPDYHKIIKQPMDLGTIKKRLENTYYWSGKECIQDFNTMFTNCYVYNKPGEDVVVMAQALEKLFLTKVAQMPKDEVELEVPVPKGPKGKKAGRVGAPVGGVAGGTGGTGRGRPSSGAAAVTSSVPNSLTPSATSAGTTGVIPMPPLGTQAPASVPGSTNTTTIAPPSSMGVTPMATHNSLPQQVVPPTSGYHAQPAMDPQAASAVPPPPQVPTAPTVMPPSQPAKLKKGVKRKADTTTPTANSFEPLYKLDPKNAKIPTRRESGRQIKKPTRQAEDGLVPFQANMPLIGAMAQQPQHTTGKSKEKLSEALKFCNEILKELFSKKHSGYAWPFYKPVDAELLGLHDYHDIIKKPMDLGTVKTKMDNREYKTAQEFASDVRLIFTNCYKYNPPDHDVVAMARKLQDVFEMRYAKIPDEPMGGMVGMKGSSSSASSSGSESSSESDDSDEERTQKLVALQQELKAMQEQMRKLVEESGKKKSKKKKPDKSKSRPMSNKSSSLVASHTGAMKELLKPSGVIPNVSDSVGASIASVAMGAGDLKMPGGMGGDLHHPAITVGPNKTHAAGGMSHHLPTAANTKQKGKGRGPGKAATANTANKRPKANSRSAGTKKKSASSQPPPATFDSEDEDNAKPMSYDEKRQLSLDINKLPGDKLGRVVHIIQSREPSLRDSNPDEIEIDFETLKPSTLRELESYVASCLRKKPHKKVSGKSKDEQMAEKKQELEKRLQDVTGQLGNVKKTAKKEDSSKSADVVGTGGASGPSRLSASSSSSSDSDSSSSSLSSSSSDSSDSEAGNSSNRPPRKKAKKNTPSTGQPPTTTTTTPATTLNHSGGLLMNNQPPTNSTGPITKPAVTQPSNISSEQGGNNQQSVAVAAVTAGQGMPVASHTSMPAQPSRPTAMATAAPVKKPTPPPPTTSNPPTPSVSVPTPPPSVTPTNTNSMVPSPVVPQPPQPPTSVSSFSNANTPVPADGTALTQQSDLLQPYNTLAPVPTTQTSLEQTMSMKKEPHIPMIQAPHTTTNNSLNLMADVKPPVNMMPTSMAANLNLGSITMPNLNMNLPQGLATHMSIHNQLENMINTTSSLTNIQNSHNATMSQQHSNGFPNMKRDNSPPNMLNNNGIPGLNMGMNIGAMGSIFDPLPIGSMPMQISQMSIKKEEKPLTTSQPPMAQKPMDAGALFADMSTLGIPPMGNHSNSQLMPEKKMTPPDSKNPASNFASAFKNKTVEQNVKNASSWSSLAQASSPQSTAGSSMKSAARDSFQAFKKQAKEKQDRQRALLEQQEMRRQQKEQAERERLRQENERRREREEEDALDKVRKTVGDQQGNVMSATSRAEEVKAIVDTDSSSPSHSSSQDKAAAERERQRLREQERRRREAMAGQIDMNMQSDLMAAFEESL; this is encoded by the exons ATGAG AAACGAAGCCAAGATGCAGCAGGTGGACACTATCTCGCAAAATAATTCG ACAAGTGCACCTGGTAAGACATCGACTACACCAGCGGCTCCTCCGAAGGAACCACCACCACGCGATGAACCACCCGTGGAACCAGTCAATGGTGTAGTCCAACCACCTGTTGTGCCACCACCTAATCGCCCAGGGCGTGTTACCAATCAACTACAATTCCTCCAAAAAGGTGTGCTCAAACCAGTATGGAAGCATCAATTCGCGTGGCCTTTTCAACAACCTGTAGATGCCAAGAAACTCAATTTACCA gACTAccacaaaattataaaacaacCAATGGATTTGGGCACAATcaaaaaaagattagaaaataCTTATTACTGGAGTGGGAAAGAATGTATTCAAGATTTCAATACAATGTTCACCAACTGCTACGTTTACAACAAACCTGGGGAAGATGTTGTGGTCATGGCACAAGCtctcgaaaaattatttcttacgaAG GTTGCACAAATGCCAAAGGACGAGGTAGAACTCGAAGTTCCTGTTCCAAAGGGACCCAAAGGCAAAAAAGCTGGCAGAGTAGGAGCACCAGTAGGCGGAGTAGCAGGGGGTACAGGAGGTACAGGTCGAGGTCGACCTTCGTCTGGTGCAGCTGCAGTCACTTCCAGTGTACCAAATAGCCTAACGCCTTCAGCTACGTCTGCTGGAACAACAGGCGTTATCCCCATGCCTCCACTTGGCACCCAAGCACCTGCATCTGTACCTGGGAGCACGAATACGACTACTATTGCTCCTCCATCAAGCATGGGAGTTACTCCCATGGCAACTCACAATTCTCTGCCTCAACAAGTGGTCCCTCCAACTAGCGGTTACCATGCACAACCAGCAATGGACCCGCAAGCAGCCTCTGCTGTACCCCCTCCTCCACAAGTTCCCACTGCACCCACAGTCATGCCTCCATCACAACCTGCAAAACTTAAAAAGGGAGTGAAGAGAAAGGCTGATACTACAACTCCTACTGCAAATTCTTTCGAGCCTTTATACAAACTGGATCCTAAAAATGCCAAAATACCCACAAGACGAGAATCTGGCAGACAAATAAAAAAG CCAACGAGGCAAGCGGAAGACGGCTTAGTGCCATTCCAGGCCAACATGCCCCTGATTGGGGCAATGGCCCAACAG CCTCAACACACCACTGGAAAGTCGAAGGAAAAACTTTCCGAAGCTTTGAAATTCtgcaatgaaattttgaaagaattgttTTCAAAGAAGCATTCG GGTTACGCGTGGCCCTTCTACAAACCAGTGGATGCAGAATTGTTAGGTCTGCACGACTATCATGATATAATAAAGAAACCAATGGACCTTGGTACCGTGAAG ACGAAAATGGATAACCGTGAATATAAAACTGCACAAGAGTTTGCCAGTGATGTACGACTCATATTtacaaattgttataaatataatCCTCCTGATCATGATGTTGTTGCAATGGCTAGGAAACTTCAAGACGTTTTCGAAATGAG GTACGCGAAAATTCCGGATGAACCAATGGGAGGCATGGTAGGCATGAAAGGAAGCAGTAGTAGCGCCAGTAGTTCGGGATCTGAAAGTTCTTCTGAGAGTGACGATTCAGACGAAGAACGCACCCAAAAATTGGTGGCTTTACAGCAGGAG CTTAAAGCTATGCAAGAACAAATGAGAAAGCTGGTAGAAGAAAGTGGTAAAAAGAAGAGTAAAAAGAAGAAACCCGACAAGTCGAAGTCAAGGCCAATGAGCAATAAGAGTAGTAGCCTTGTTGCCAGTCATACTGGTGCCATGAAAGAACTATTGAAACCAAGTGGTGTAATTCCAAATGTCTCTGACAGTGTTGGTGCTAGTATAGCTAGTGTTGCAATGGGAGCAGGTGATTTGAAAATGCCTGGTGGTATGGGTGGTGATCTTCATCATCCAGCTATAACGGTAGGACCTAATAAAACTCATGCAGCAGGAGGTATGAGTCACCATCTGCCAACGGCTGCGAACACTAagcaaaaaggaaaaggaagggGACCTGGAAAAGCTGCAACAGCAAATACCGCAAATAAAAGGCCAAAAGCGAACAGTAGATCGGCTGGAACTAAGAAAAAGAGTGCCAGTAGTCAACCACCTCCTGCTACATTTGATTCGGAGGACGAAGACAATGCTAAACCAATGTCTTATGACGAGAAGAGGCAACTTAGCTTGGATATTAACAAATTACCTG ggGATAAATTAGGACGAGTCGTACACATAATACAATCTCGGGAGCCTTCATTGAGGGACTCGAATCCAGATGAGATAGAAATTGACTTTGAAACGCTGAAACCATCCACACTGAGGGAATTGGAAAGCTATGTCGCCTCGTGTCTCAGAAAAAAGCCAC ataaaaaagttagTGGTAAATCTAAGGACGAACAAATGGCGGAGAAGAAACAGGAGCTAGAGAAAAGGTTACAGGATGTTACGGGGCAGTTAGGCAATGTTAAAAAAACTGCTAAGAAAG AAGACAGTAGTAAGTCGGCTGATGTAGTTGGAACTGGAGGAGCCAGTGGGCCTTCGCGATTGTCAGCATCGAGCAGTAGTAGCAGTGATAGCGACTCCAGCAGTAGTTCACTTTCTTCGAGCTCCAGTGATTCGAGCGACAGTGAAGCAG GAAACTCTTCCAATCGTCCCCCAAGAAAGAAAGCAAAGAAGAATACGCCAAGTACAGGGCAACCACCAACAACAACAACTACTACGCCG GCAACTACACTGAATCACAGTGGAGGTCTTTTAATGAACAATCAACCCCCAACAAATTCTACGGGACCAATAACAAAACCAGCTGTAACTCAACCTAGCAATATATCTTCAGAACAAG GTGGTAATAATCAACAATCTGTGGCAGTAGCAGCTGTTACAGCTGGTCAAGGAATGCCTGTTGCAAGTCATACGTCTATGCCAGCGCAACCATCGCGACCTACGGCTATGGCTACGGCAGCACCTGTAAAAAAGCCAACTCCTCCGCCACCGACTACTTCTAATCCACCAACTCCATCAGTTTCTGTACCAACTCCACCTCCAAGTGTTACACCCACGAACACAAATTCTATGGTACCTTCACCGGTTGTGCCTCAGCCACCACAGCCACCTACATCTGTTAGTTCCTTTTCAAATGCAAACACGCCTGTACCGGCAGATGGGACAGCTCTAACACAGCAGTCAGATCTTTTGCAACCATATAATACTCTAG CTCCTGTGCCTACGACGCAAACATCATTGGAACAAACGATGTCAATGAAAAAAGAACCGCACATACCAATGATTCAAGCGCCTCACACAACAACTAATAACAGTTTAAACTTAATGGCAGATGTAAAACCTCCAGTGAATATGATGCCTACAAGTATGGCGGCCAATCTAAATTTGGGAAGCATAACTATGCCTAATCTCAATATGAACTTACCGCAAGGTTTAGCAACGCATATGTCGATTCACAATCAATTGGAGAACATGATAAACACCACTTCATCATTGACTAATATACAAAATTCGCATAATGCTACAATGTCACAACAGCATTCCAATGGATTTCCTAATATGAAGCGTGACAATTCTCCGCCTAATATGTTAAACAACAATGGTATACCTGGACTCAACATGGGAATGAATATAGGAGCAATGGGGTCAATTTTTGATCCCCTGCCTATCGGTTCCATGCCAATGCAAATATCTCAAATGTCAataaagaaagaagagaaaccaTTGACCACTTCTCAACCGCCGATGGCTCAAAAACCCATGGATG CCGGAGCTCTATTTGCAGACATGAGTACACTAGGAATACCACCAATGGGGAATCATTCGAATTCGCAACTCATGCCTGAAAAGAAGATGACGCCGCCTGACTCGAAGAATCCTGCATCGAATTTTGCATCAGCTTTCAAAAATAAG ACTGTAGAACAAAATGTGAAAAATGCCTCATCATGGTCGTCTCTGGCTCAAGCATCCAGTCCTCAATCTACAGCAGGAAGCAGTATGAAGAGTGCTGCTAGGGACTCATTCCAAGCATTCAAAAAGCAAGCCAAGGAAAAGCAAGATAGA CAAAGGGCTCTGTTGGAGCAGCAAGAGATGCGTAGACAACAGAAGGAACAGGCGGAAAGGGAGCGTTTGCGGCAAGAgaacgaaagaagaagagaaagagaggaagaagaCGCATTAGACAAAGTTAGGAAAACTGTTGGCGACCAGCAGGGGAATGTAATGTCTGCTACATCGAGGGCAGAAGAGGTCAAGGCTATTGTCGATACCGATAGCAGTAGTCCAAGCCATTCGTCCAGTCAAGACAAGGCCGCGGCTGAAAGAGAACGTCAGAGGCTACGGGAGCAAGAACGACGGCGTCGCGAAGCG aTGGCTGGGCAAATAGACATGAACATGCAAAGTGATTTGATGGCTGCTTTTGAGGAATCGTTATAA